One Triticum dicoccoides isolate Atlit2015 ecotype Zavitan chromosome 5B, WEW_v2.0, whole genome shotgun sequence genomic window carries:
- the LOC119307911 gene encoding WEB family protein At5g55860-like isoform X2 — protein MATKVRPPSTDAEKLEVGEIDTRAPFESVKAAVSLFGEVRFSSDKSAARRPKAPQAEKVLAKETELHLAQKELNKYREQLSNAETARLQSLSELEKARKTVDELTTKLDAINKSKEMAIQATEDTKTRTKQLEGGSPKEAVRKDSPLKQELDSARQQYAVALADLDAAKQELRKLKKDFETSLDMRLSAAQKEEESLHSIEANKEKAAQLRNEAKAIQESLMHMKAATEQLQEEDSQVLVEKDIASNTYKQALEETEKKLSYLRNEFDPTAYKTLKEKLDETNSEISSMQKKIEDARALDLETVAAITTELDDAKEMLQKVAEEESTLRNLVESLKLELAAVKQDHSQLKEKDTDTESIVADLHVKLQKCKSELEVAVCAESEAAAASDDLMLALQQLSCESKTALQEAEMMQKSAAELRIEAEAARVALTEAEERLQSALKEAEEAKAAEAKALDQIKQLSDRASAVQASTSEPGGKVTISKAEFESLSRKVKESEKLSEMKVAAAMAQVEAVRASENEAIQKMKTARREMEDMELATEEALKRAEMAEAAKKAVEGELKRWREKEQKKAAESVSSAEAQAHAATPSSVHKAPAGKPTEKNDGHQRSNRMLLRKGFVLPNITGMFHKKKGHADGSSP, from the exons ATGGCTACAAAAGTTCGCCCACCTTCTACTGACGCAGAAAAATTGGAGGTTGGAGAAATAGATACAAGAGCTCCTTTTGAATCTGTCAAAGCTGCAGTGAGCTTATTTGGTGAAGTAAGGTTTTCATCTGACAAATCAGCTGCGAGAAGGCCAAAGGCTCCTCAAGCAGAG AAGGTGTTAGCTAAGGAGACCGAACTTCATTTGGCCCAGAAAGAGTTGAATAAATACAGGGAACAACTGAGTAATGCTGAAACAGCCAGACTACAGTCCCTCTCCGAGTTGGAGAAAGCTAGAAAAACTGTTGATGAGCTAACTACTAAGCTGGATGCAATCAATAAATCCAAAGAGATGGCTATTCAAGCCACGGAAGATACAAAGACTCGAACCAAGCAGCTTGAAGGAGGCAGCCCGAAGGAAGCTGTTCGAAAAGATAGTCCCTTGAAGCAGGAACTGGACAGTGCAAGGCAACAGTATGCGGTTGCTCTGGCAGACCTCGATGCAGCCAAACAGGAGCTGAGGAAGCTGAAGAAGGATTTTGAAACCTCATTAGATATGAGGCTGTCTGCTGCCCAGAAGGAAGAGGAATCATTGCACTCGATAGAAGCCAACAAGGAAAAGGCTGCTCAACTTCGTAATGAGGCTAAAGCAATTCAAGAATCGCTTATGCACATGAAGGCAGCTACAGAACAATTACAGGAAGAAGACTCGCAAGTCCTTGTTGAGAAGGATATTGCTAGCAATACATATAAACAGGCTTTGGAAGAAACTGAGAAGAAATTGTCATATTTGAGAAATGAATTTGATCCTACTGCTTATAAAACCCTTAAAGAAAAGCTAGATGAGACCAACTCTGAGATTTCATCAATGCAGAAAAAGATCGAAGATGCCCGTGCTCTAGATTTAGAAACTGTTGCTGCTATCACCACAGAATTGGATGATGCGAAGGAAATGTTGCAGAAAGTAGCTGAAGAGGAAAGCACACTTCGGAACTTAGTAGAATCACTGAagctggagttagcagctgtaaagCAGGACCACAGTCAACTCAAAGAGAAGGATACAGATACTGAATCCATTGTTGCAGATCTACATGTCAAGCTTCAGAAATGCAAATCTGAGCTTGAGGTAGCTGTTTGTGCTGAATCAGAAGCTGCAGCAGCTTCTGATGACTTGATGCTAGCTCTTCAACAGCTGTCGTGTGAGTCTAAAACTGCCCTGCAGGAAGCTGAAATGATGCAGAAGAGTGCAGCAGAGTTAAGAATTGAAGCTGAAGCAGCACGTGTTGCGTTAACAGAAGCCGAGGAACGGTTGCAATCAGCTTtgaaagaagcagaagaagcaaaaGCAGCTGAAGCGAAGGCCCTTGACCAGATTAAGCAGCTATCAGACAGAGCAAGTGCTGTTCAAGCTTCAACTTCTGAACCCGGAGGAAAGGTCACAATCTCAAAAGCGGAGTTTGAATCTCTTAGCCGTAAGGTAAAGGAGTCAGAGAAGTTGAGTGAGATGAAAGTAGCTGCTGCCATGGCGCAAGTGGAAGCTGTTAGAGCCAGTGAGAATGAGGCAATACAGAAAATGAAAACTGCCCGGAGAGAGATGGAGGACATGGAATtagcaacagaggaggcactgaagAGGGCGGAGATGGCTGAAGCAGCAAAGAAGGCTGTAGAAGGTGAGCTTAAGAGGTGGCGTGAAAAGGAACAGAAGAAAGCTGCAGAGTCCGTGTCTTCTGCAGAAGCGCAAGCACACGCAGCCACACCTTCATCTGTACACAAGGCTCCTGCTGGAAAACCCACCGAGAAGAACGATGGGCATCAAAGGAGCAACAGAATGCTGTTGAGGAAGGGCTTTGTGTTGCCAAACATCACAGGCATGTTTCATAAGAAGAAGGGCCATGCCGATGGCAGTTCTCCATAA
- the LOC119307911 gene encoding WEB family protein At5g55860-like isoform X1 — protein sequence MATKVRPPSTDAEKLEVGEIDTRAPFESVKAAVSLFGEVRFSSDKSAARRPKAPQAEQKVLAKETELHLAQKELNKYREQLSNAETARLQSLSELEKARKTVDELTTKLDAINKSKEMAIQATEDTKTRTKQLEGGSPKEAVRKDSPLKQELDSARQQYAVALADLDAAKQELRKLKKDFETSLDMRLSAAQKEEESLHSIEANKEKAAQLRNEAKAIQESLMHMKAATEQLQEEDSQVLVEKDIASNTYKQALEETEKKLSYLRNEFDPTAYKTLKEKLDETNSEISSMQKKIEDARALDLETVAAITTELDDAKEMLQKVAEEESTLRNLVESLKLELAAVKQDHSQLKEKDTDTESIVADLHVKLQKCKSELEVAVCAESEAAAASDDLMLALQQLSCESKTALQEAEMMQKSAAELRIEAEAARVALTEAEERLQSALKEAEEAKAAEAKALDQIKQLSDRASAVQASTSEPGGKVTISKAEFESLSRKVKESEKLSEMKVAAAMAQVEAVRASENEAIQKMKTARREMEDMELATEEALKRAEMAEAAKKAVEGELKRWREKEQKKAAESVSSAEAQAHAATPSSVHKAPAGKPTEKNDGHQRSNRMLLRKGFVLPNITGMFHKKKGHADGSSP from the exons ATGGCTACAAAAGTTCGCCCACCTTCTACTGACGCAGAAAAATTGGAGGTTGGAGAAATAGATACAAGAGCTCCTTTTGAATCTGTCAAAGCTGCAGTGAGCTTATTTGGTGAAGTAAGGTTTTCATCTGACAAATCAGCTGCGAGAAGGCCAAAGGCTCCTCAAGCAGAG CAGAAGGTGTTAGCTAAGGAGACCGAACTTCATTTGGCCCAGAAAGAGTTGAATAAATACAGGGAACAACTGAGTAATGCTGAAACAGCCAGACTACAGTCCCTCTCCGAGTTGGAGAAAGCTAGAAAAACTGTTGATGAGCTAACTACTAAGCTGGATGCAATCAATAAATCCAAAGAGATGGCTATTCAAGCCACGGAAGATACAAAGACTCGAACCAAGCAGCTTGAAGGAGGCAGCCCGAAGGAAGCTGTTCGAAAAGATAGTCCCTTGAAGCAGGAACTGGACAGTGCAAGGCAACAGTATGCGGTTGCTCTGGCAGACCTCGATGCAGCCAAACAGGAGCTGAGGAAGCTGAAGAAGGATTTTGAAACCTCATTAGATATGAGGCTGTCTGCTGCCCAGAAGGAAGAGGAATCATTGCACTCGATAGAAGCCAACAAGGAAAAGGCTGCTCAACTTCGTAATGAGGCTAAAGCAATTCAAGAATCGCTTATGCACATGAAGGCAGCTACAGAACAATTACAGGAAGAAGACTCGCAAGTCCTTGTTGAGAAGGATATTGCTAGCAATACATATAAACAGGCTTTGGAAGAAACTGAGAAGAAATTGTCATATTTGAGAAATGAATTTGATCCTACTGCTTATAAAACCCTTAAAGAAAAGCTAGATGAGACCAACTCTGAGATTTCATCAATGCAGAAAAAGATCGAAGATGCCCGTGCTCTAGATTTAGAAACTGTTGCTGCTATCACCACAGAATTGGATGATGCGAAGGAAATGTTGCAGAAAGTAGCTGAAGAGGAAAGCACACTTCGGAACTTAGTAGAATCACTGAagctggagttagcagctgtaaagCAGGACCACAGTCAACTCAAAGAGAAGGATACAGATACTGAATCCATTGTTGCAGATCTACATGTCAAGCTTCAGAAATGCAAATCTGAGCTTGAGGTAGCTGTTTGTGCTGAATCAGAAGCTGCAGCAGCTTCTGATGACTTGATGCTAGCTCTTCAACAGCTGTCGTGTGAGTCTAAAACTGCCCTGCAGGAAGCTGAAATGATGCAGAAGAGTGCAGCAGAGTTAAGAATTGAAGCTGAAGCAGCACGTGTTGCGTTAACAGAAGCCGAGGAACGGTTGCAATCAGCTTtgaaagaagcagaagaagcaaaaGCAGCTGAAGCGAAGGCCCTTGACCAGATTAAGCAGCTATCAGACAGAGCAAGTGCTGTTCAAGCTTCAACTTCTGAACCCGGAGGAAAGGTCACAATCTCAAAAGCGGAGTTTGAATCTCTTAGCCGTAAGGTAAAGGAGTCAGAGAAGTTGAGTGAGATGAAAGTAGCTGCTGCCATGGCGCAAGTGGAAGCTGTTAGAGCCAGTGAGAATGAGGCAATACAGAAAATGAAAACTGCCCGGAGAGAGATGGAGGACATGGAATtagcaacagaggaggcactgaagAGGGCGGAGATGGCTGAAGCAGCAAAGAAGGCTGTAGAAGGTGAGCTTAAGAGGTGGCGTGAAAAGGAACAGAAGAAAGCTGCAGAGTCCGTGTCTTCTGCAGAAGCGCAAGCACACGCAGCCACACCTTCATCTGTACACAAGGCTCCTGCTGGAAAACCCACCGAGAAGAACGATGGGCATCAAAGGAGCAACAGAATGCTGTTGAGGAAGGGCTTTGTGTTGCCAAACATCACAGGCATGTTTCATAAGAAGAAGGGCCATGCCGATGGCAGTTCTCCATAA